From the Drechmeria coniospora strain ARSEF 6962 chromosome 02, whole genome shotgun sequence genome, the window AAAATGGTTCTCGAGCTTCGATAGTAGAGGAATACTGGCTGACGGGGATACGGTGACTGCCTATGGCGCGGGTGGTGAGCACGCCGTCTTCAACGCCAGCACCGGCGAGGCTCGCAGCGTCTCCATCGGCCCCAGCGTGTTCGGCACCGCCGTTGTTGAGACAGACACTGGCAAGGTCCTGCTGCCGCAGCCTGGCCCCCCGACGGAGGATCTCATGGTCATCCGCGAAGGGGAAACTATCAAGGCTGTTCGACGAGGTCAAGACGTCTGGCAGCTGCGCCTGCTCCCTGGACAGAAGATTGTTGACATtgccacgccgtcgcccaacCCCATCGCCTCGATTGGGCGCGTATTGGGCGACCGCCGTgtcatgtacaagtacctcaACGCCAAcagcatcgtcctcgccatctcCAAGGCTACCGAACTGACCATCCAGCTCGTCGATTCGGTCTCTGGCCAGGTGCTCACGTCGCAGGTGTACAGTGGCGTCGACTCGTCCGTTTCATGCACCGCGGCCGAGAACTGGTATGCCTGCTCCTTCTTCGGTGACCgccccgacggcgccaaggGCTACCAGCTTGTCGTATCGGACCTGTACGAGTCTCCAGAGCCCAACAACCGGGGACCGTTGGGGGATGCGGCCAATTTTTCGTCTCTCAACCCTATCGACAACCCAACCGGCGTTGCGCTTCCGTGGGTTGTCTCGCAGGCCTACATCCTCTCGCAGCCGTTGACACGCCTATCGGTCACGCAGACGCGTCAGGGAATTACCACccggctcctcgtcggctacCTTCCCGATGCCCACGGTATCGTCGGCTTGTCCCGCCACGTCATTGACCCGCGGAGGCCGGTCGGACGGGACCCTTCGGCGACCGAGATGGAAGCCGAAGGGTTGATGAGGTATCACCCGGCCCTAGAGATTGCTCCCCAGACGATGCTCTCGCACGAGCGCgacctcctcggcatcgctgGCATCGAGGCAACGGCGACGCTTGTAGAGAGTACGAGCATGCTGGTGGCctacggcgtcgacgtctaCGTCGTTCGCGTCGCTCCCAGCGGCGTCTTTGACATTCTGGGAAAGAGCTTCGGCAAGGCAACACTGGTGGCCACCGTAATGGCGCTGCTGGGCGGCGTCATGTTCCTCACCCCGATGGTACACTTTTCACCCGTTGCGTTCATTGATCACAAAGCTGACAACTTGCAGGTCCGGAGGAAGCAGATCAACATGCAGTGGGGAGCATTTTTGTAAATAGTCATGCCTCGGGCCAATTCTCGTTCATCGTCACGCAGCTTCCGTTCATGCTCTTTGCCATGCCCTCACCCAGAAAGACGACGGTGCGCGCAACGTCGACTGGCGACACGGTTCGGTTGCCGGGCTGAGTGTCCAACAGGCGTCGCATGCCCTCTTCGTTGACGCCCGCGCCAAACGCATCCTTGATGTTTGTGGCCTCCATGCCGCCGAGTATGAGGGCGACGCATGCGACGGGGTACGAGCCGGCTGTGTTGCGAGTGAGTCCCACGAGCCCGTGCTTGGACGCCGTGTaagcggcgccgccggcgaggccacGGAACGACGCGTTGGACGCAATATTGACGATGCAGCTCCCGGCCTCGGCTAGTAAGTGTGGCATGGCGTGCTTCGTCACGAGGAATGGGCCCGTGAGgttgacggcgaggaccCGATCCCACAGTTCCTTGGGACAGTCGCCTGCGGGATCGAAGCGATCCATGATGGCGCCGTTGTTGACGACCatgtcgaggcggccgaacCTGGCGACGGATTTAACGATCATCTGTTGCACAGAGGACTCGTCCGTCACGTCAACCTGCTCGATGAGGACCCTGTCAGGAAGAAAAGTCTTTGTGTCAGTCCGCACGGTGGCGAGGCGCGCTTCGTTGACGTCGCAGATGACAATGTTGCCACCAGCTGTGAGCAGGGTCCTGGCAATTATGAGACCGAGCCCTCCGCCGGagccggtgacgatgacTGTTTTCCCAACTAGAGACATCTTTGCAGCCTGATCGTTTTGCAGAGACTAAACGCAGAAGGGGTGGTGAATGGCGAGACGTAGCTGCTGGGAGCAATCTCCCCTGGCCTTTATAAGAGCATGTCAGGCTCGGAATGCCAAGCATCTGCGGACATGCAGGCTTGTCGGCAGCAGGTGCTTACTCCTGGGCACACCCTCGGCTGGTGCGTCCGAATACGTGCTTCGGGTTCATAAGTGTCTCATTAGAGCGGCTGCCAAACCGACTTGCTTCCCCATTCGCCGCAGTCTCATGCAAACGGGGCAAACGTGAACCGAGCAGGCGAATTCCCAGCAACTTCATGTTCACAGACGAATGATAATAACCTTCCTCCGACGGGGTTGGAGAAGCGATTAATGAAGGCGCTGCTCTATTATGCACCGTCCTTGACGACTGCCTTGATCTAGGCGGAGGGAGGCAATTCTTTCTTCATTGCATAATAACAGGACTGGACGAAACTCGGGCATAATAGTAGTCCAGCTTGCTGGTACGGAGCCTTGAACCAacccatcgtcgacgtcacaTTCTGCTTTGGATTGGGTTCGGCCCGAACGGGGCCGTGTTGACTGGTGCATCATGCCCACAGTGCAGTGGCACCACGGGATCCGCACCACTGAACCCGAATACGAGTccggagtacgagtacgagtacgagtctATGGATGTCCTAGCGAGTAGGAGCTGGCCAGGAACGTCGTCAACAATGCAACAGTGCGCAGCAGGCAGTCGATGCGTATTTGTACCTGTTCGCAGATGTGGGATAAGAAAACGTAATATGTCTAGTTTAAAGCAGCAACTCAGTATCGCCTTGTGTTGGGCCTGTCGAATCCTCATGCCGTCCCGTCAGTGATCCTGCCTACCGCGGGGTGCAAATACCAGGTTTGAGTCCGTGCCAGAAGGTGGCTCTCTTGCACAAGCGAAGCCCCCGGGCAACCCCCGTGAGCTCATCGCAGGGCATGCTCGTGCGTGATATTCCCATAGAATGGGTACGTTGCGTTGGCATCAATTTGTTACTGCGCCATCCGCTCCACGGCCGAGAGATGCACCATTATTGTAGCCGAATAGGTTCGGGGAGCAACAAGAAGCGCACGGCCTTCTCCCAAATGGCGTGGAAGGGCAGAATCATCTCACGGTCACGCCGATGCAGTCTCGCATCGCGACACGTCTTGGGCCTAGCACTTCCAGTTCGTCTTGATCCACTCGGCCAGCTTGTACATCAGGGTGCCCTCCATGTAGCCGTgcacgtcggcctcgctgtAATCTCCTCCGCTGAACTTGAGGGCGGGGATGATCCAGGGTGTGAGGAAATCGATAAAGACTACGtcgaccgtcgccggctggcCGTCAGGGAAGTTAATTTCGGATTGGACGCAGTTGGGGACGGCGTGGAAGCTGATGGGCTTGTGCACCGTGTCGTCTCCGTCAGTACCAATGTCGTCATTGGTCGTGTACCCAGCAATGAGGCCTTCACTCCGGAGCTCGATCCGGGCCTCCCGGTGCGTCTCGGGGGCTTCCTGCTGCGTTTCGGCGACGCTCAGAAACATTTGCTCGGGAATCGTCAAATAGCGCATGTCCATGTTGAGCACCTTGCCGGCGCTGTTGAGGATGCCGAGTACTTTTTTGGCCACCTCGTACGGGACGTCGGCTACGTAGTTGAACCGGTTGATGAACGGGTTCACCAGGTAGGCGCTGTCCCTGGTGAAGGGGCCCTTGAAGATGTCAAAGCGCATGCCGCCCGTGTTCATGAGGGCGAGCCGCGGCTTGCTCTTGCGGGTTTCGTTGACGATGATGTCCGGGAAGACTTCGTCCTGGATCCACGAGTAAATGCTGTCTTTTCCCGGGTATTTGGCGCGGTTCAACCAGAGGTCCTTGGGGGCGCAGCCATACTGTTCGTCGAGCTGGAGGGACTTGCGGGCGCGAGAAATCATGCCGCTGACGCGGACGCCTTCCTCGGTGGGAAAGGTCGTCTCGTTGAGGCCCGTGTGGTAGTGCATGCCGTAGAGGTTATTGTCAATGTACTTTCGGCTAAACttgacggacgaggaggcggaggcggaggcagACTTTGGCTTGAGGCCGTCGACAGACAGCCAGCCCACTGTCTCCATGTAGCGTCCCGAAGCGAGGGAGATGGACTGGGCGTCGTAGCTGAGGGCATCCCGGACGTGGGCATGACCGCCGAAAAAGATGATGGGGATGTGCCAGTTCTGCTTGCGCAGGGCGGTGAAGATGGTGCGGAATTCTTCCATGCGCAGGCCGACatggccgatgacgacgaagaggtcGGGCTTCTGGCGCATGGCCTCCTGGAACCAGGGCTCCTTGAccgtctcggcgacgggctgGACGACGGAGTTGTTGGCGTTGCCGGTGAAGTCAAAGAGAAAGCCGAAGGCGATGATGTCGAGCTTCTGGTTCTTGGTCTTGAATCGACGATACCGCTGGGCGAGCGGCTTCCGGCGGCCACTTGAGTCGACGTAATCCAGGTTGGAGGCGATATAGTTGTGCTTGAAGTTGGGAACCGTCGTGTTGTGCTCGCGGTCGGCCGAGTAGGCCTGGTAGAGCTCGTGGTTGCCGATGCAGATGATGTCGACGTGCTGCTGGGCGTAAATGTCGTACTGGAAGAGGCCCTTGGGCGTCGAGGCATCGTAGAGGCCGTTGCCCTCGATCCGGTCGcccgtgtcgacgaggaggaggtcggttccggcatcgtcggctcgCTTCCGCAGGTGGTTTGAGAAGGAGATGTAGTCGCCCCAGTCTGCCGAGTACTGCGGTCTGCCCGGCGGCTTCAGCGAGCGTCGCGGCCAACAAGGCAAGGGGCAGCTTACTCGCGCATGTGGCCTCCAAGCCAGCCGTGGGTGTCGGTGGTGTGCAGGAAGTTGAGCTGGCCCCAGGTCAGGTCGCGCAtcggggcggcgacgggcttGACGGCGCCTGGTTGGGCGGCGTGCCCGagggcggcaaaggcgagcAGCGGGCGTGGCAACAGCATGTTCCCGTCAGCTCAGGCGATGTTGATGGACGAGTTGCATGGAGTCAGAGGAGAGAGGGGGAGTCACAGGAGGAGGTTGATGATTCTTGCTGTCTTTGCAACTCGGACAATGTCAAATCAGGTGACCACTATTATGGAGGTTGCTGTCTGAGACATTTGCAGAGGGAAGCGGCGGTCCACCGCCCGGCAACCCGCACCTGCATCAGCACCCGAGGCAGGTCgggtacggaatacggaggCAGGCACCACCGATACAGGTCGACAGGCGAGGAGGCACAAGCGAGGAAGGCGCCAATAGCGCAGGACAGGACAGGCAGgcacgacgatgacgagttTGAGACACCCCGGCATCGCACCTGCAGCTACACGCATTACTCAATAGCAGAGGTGTATTATCACACTTATTACACACTGGGACAAgtagagtacggagtttaagtacatgcacatgcaagtattactccgaactccgtatggagtacttgtacccaGAAAtaatgtacagtaatagtacagtacagacagACCACTTCAGGCACTTACCTActaataagtacagtaagtagtacttgctttcatgtacggagtactgtgcaggAATgatgcggagtacttgtacttgtacttacctCCTCAACCAACGGTTATTACTGCGTATTGTTAACGGTCAAGATATTCATTATTAAGCAAGTCCATTACTGTGCCGACTCCGCAATCGGGGCCTCAGGCCAGGCGGGTCAACTGTTGTCATACTTCTGACCACGGATGCAAGAACTCCGTAAGTAtcaatacttacttatttacggagtacaactactacagtacagtaagtacttacacctgcGTGTAtccttacttgtacttgttacTGCTGTTGAGAGGTCTcctgcactacaagtacagtactttgacTTGTACCGCCGTAccaactgtactgtacttacttactgttcTTACCACGAATTACTACCTCGTACCAACGAGCAAAAGTACAAACCTacagtactcaagtacagtgcaaatAGAAGTTGATACTTGCCTACTactttaggtaggtaccgTAAGTATGTGCGCTTAGtgcggaggacggagtaatTATTGCAGAGAGATCCAGGTATTACAGTACTACCTGCTTGTACCAGATAAATGTACTTTGTGTTCGTGAGATAATTCAAATGCAGACAACACTATGCACGTGGATGACTTCTCATAGTGTACCATCCAATGCTTTTGGTTCTCCTGCGTCATGCTTGATAATATTGCCTACCAGGCGACGCGCCAAAGAATCCAAAACAGCTAGTACAAACTGCTCACCGGCTGCGTCTTCCTGCATTCTGACCATTCCGCTCCTAATGTCTCGGTGCCTGCACTTCGGACCGCCCCGTTGCCGTGTACCGGCACCTCTGCATCCGTTCATCGCAGCCTGCATGATCTTCGCCATGCTGTGCCTCGTACGAGACGCGCCGGCGTAGTGCACGTCGAGCAGCACCTacacagtacatgcaagtatgtgcaAATTGGCAGATGGATTGCCCATTCTCTGCGGAACCCCCCCCGTCTTCTCTCACTCGCGGGCATACCCGctgccccccctcccccgatCTCGGATTGCCCCGCTCCTCCACCATCCAACCCTGCTTTTGTCGTATCAAAATCTTCGCAAACAACGGACCGCTCACTCTTGGCAACCGAATCCCCAGCTATctgtacgtgtacacttacttacttacacttacttacagtgaGTACCATGCTCTGCGcccttacttgtacacctacacctacgtACATGTTCGTCCCCCCTCTTCAAAGCACGCAGTACAGACATCAACCGGCGTGCGCTCGTCGGATGTGTCGTGAGCCGACACCACAGCAACAGCAGGCGACTTGGGTCTTTGCGCCTGCGAGGGGAGAGAAAGACTGATTGACGAGGACGAAACAACGATTCATCATCTCAGCGTTTCATCTCAGCACCTCACTTCAGCGACTCGCAGCATTGTCGATATACCCTGCACCTGCCCGTGTTGTTCTTGCGCCATCCTTGTGCTCGTTCGCCTCCTCGTCTCGAACGCAACGCGCACGCCTCATCATCGCCAATACCTTGGCATTCGCCGTGTGTTGCATCGTGTAAGCACCGGCCTTGTCAACCTTGTGCCTTCGGCCGCTCAGCCGACGATCACACCAGATTCATGACCTCGGACATACGGCAGCCACTCTTGCCAGGCCCTTCGGGATATAGCACGCTTCACGGCCACTCGTCGCCCGAATCTTGCGCCGAATCCCACGACGACCTACGGACCGGCGAGCATCCTCGGCcccagcgccggcggcaagacaTGTCTGAAGACCAGAAACCCCACGCCGACCCTCCGGCCGATATCCGTGGGCTCGACCCCACGcgccccgacgccgacgacgatgcggccgCGGGTCTTCATCTCCTCGAGGCCCGCTCCGCTCACTGGTACTCGTACCTACTGACACCCTCCTtttggctcgtcgtcgccatcggtCAGATCCTCGCCCTCTGCATCACCGCCACCAACACCTTCACCTCCTTCCTCTCCAAGGCCCAGTTCAACGCGCCCGCCTTCCAGACCTTTTTCAACTacgccttcctcgccctcatcTACAATaccctcttcctcgtccgcgaCGGTCCCGCCGTCTGGCGCCACACGGCGAGCCGAGATGGCTGGAAGTACCTCATCATGgccttcc encodes:
- a CDS encoding Ser/Thr protein phosphatase family → MLLPRPLLAFAALGHAAQPGAVKPVAAPMRDLTWGQLNFLHTTDTHGWLGGHMREPQYSADWGDYISFSNHLRKRADDAGTDLLLVDTGDRIEGNGLYDASTPKGLFQYDIYAQQHVDIICIGNHELYQAYSADREHNTTVPNFKHNYIASNLDYVDSSGRRKPLAQRYRRFKTKNQKLDIIAFGFLFDFTGNANNSVVQPVAETVKEPWFQEAMRQKPDLFVVIGHVGLRMEEFRTIFTALRKQNWHIPIIFFGGHAHVRDALSYDAQSISLASGRYMETVGWLSVDGLKPKSASASASSSVKFSRKYIDNNLYGMHYHTGLNETTFPTEEGVRVSGMISRARKSLQLDEQYGCAPKDLWLNRAKYPGKDSIYSWIQDEVFPDIIVNETRKSKPRLALMNTGGMRFDIFKGPFTRDSAYLVNPFINRFNYVADVPYEVAKKVLGILNSAGKVLNMDMRYLTIPEQMFLSVAETQQEAPETHREARIELRSEGLIAGYTTNDDIGTDGDDTVHKPISFHAVPNCVQSEINFPDGQPATVDVVFIDFLTPWIIPALKFSGGDYSEADVHGYMEGTLMYKLAEWIKTNWKC